One window of the Shewanella khirikhana genome contains the following:
- the uvrB gene encoding excinuclease ABC subunit UvrB has protein sequence MTEQVFQLSSHYAPAGDQPKAIAKLLDGLESGLACQTLLGVTGSGKTFTVANVIATMGRPTIIMAPNKTLAAQLYGEMKEFFPNNAVEYFVSYYDYYQPEAYVPASNTFIEKDASVNAHIEQMRLSATKALLERRDVIIVASVSAIYGLGDPDSYMKMLLHLRQGDFMGQRDILRRLSEMQYSRNDIDLQRGTFRVRGEVIDIFPADSERDAIRVELFDDEIERISEFDPLTGQVTKRLARATVYPKTHYVTPREKILEAIDQIKVELRERKQQFLDTHKLIEAQRITERVQYDLEMMTELGYCSGIENYSRYLSGRGEGEGPPTLLDYLPADGLMIIDESHNTVPQIGAMYKGDRSRKTTLVEYGFRLPSALDNRPLKFEEFESLMPQTIFVSATPGKYELEKSGDDIAEQVVRPTGLIDPELEVRPVAIQVDDLLSEVAKRVAVNERVLVTTLTKRMAEDLTEYLDEHGVKVRYLHSDIDTVERMEIIRDLRLGVFDVLVGINLLREGLDMPEVSLVCILDADKEGFLRSERSLIQTIGRAARNVNGKVILYGDRITDSMARAMAETERRRAKQMQFNEEHGIIPRGVVKKITDVMDVGERSAPSRGASKVSARAGAAKPVVKQDPHQIAVTIDALEKQMHQHARDLEFEQAAVLRDEIHGLRQQLLQA, from the coding sequence GTGACCGAACAAGTTTTTCAGCTTTCTTCCCACTATGCCCCCGCTGGCGATCAGCCAAAGGCCATTGCCAAGCTGCTTGATGGCCTCGAGTCGGGGCTTGCCTGTCAAACCTTGCTCGGGGTAACCGGCTCGGGCAAAACCTTTACTGTGGCCAATGTGATAGCCACCATGGGGCGGCCGACCATTATTATGGCGCCCAACAAGACCCTGGCGGCGCAGCTCTATGGTGAGATGAAGGAATTCTTCCCCAATAATGCGGTGGAGTATTTCGTTTCTTACTACGACTACTATCAGCCAGAAGCCTATGTGCCGGCATCCAACACCTTTATTGAGAAAGATGCGTCGGTAAACGCCCACATTGAACAGATGCGCCTGTCGGCCACCAAGGCCTTGCTTGAGCGGCGTGATGTCATCATCGTCGCCTCGGTGTCCGCTATTTATGGTCTGGGGGATCCCGACTCCTATATGAAGATGTTGCTGCACTTGCGCCAGGGCGATTTTATGGGCCAGCGCGACATCTTAAGACGCCTCAGCGAAATGCAATACAGTCGCAACGATATTGATCTGCAGCGTGGTACCTTCCGGGTGCGCGGCGAGGTGATTGATATTTTCCCGGCGGACTCCGAGCGCGATGCCATCCGGGTTGAACTGTTCGACGATGAAATCGAGCGCATCAGTGAATTCGACCCGTTAACGGGCCAGGTCACCAAACGCCTCGCCAGGGCGACCGTGTATCCCAAGACTCACTACGTGACCCCGCGGGAGAAAATTCTTGAAGCTATCGATCAGATTAAAGTGGAGCTTCGTGAGCGCAAACAGCAGTTTCTCGATACTCACAAACTGATTGAAGCCCAGCGGATCACCGAGCGGGTGCAATACGATTTGGAAATGATGACCGAACTGGGTTATTGCTCCGGTATCGAAAACTACTCCCGCTATCTCTCTGGCCGAGGTGAAGGAGAAGGGCCACCAACGCTGCTCGACTACCTGCCGGCGGATGGCCTGATGATCATCGATGAGTCCCACAATACGGTGCCGCAAATTGGCGCCATGTATAAGGGCGACCGCTCCCGCAAAACCACCCTGGTGGAATATGGCTTCCGCTTGCCCTCAGCGCTGGACAACAGGCCGCTGAAATTCGAAGAATTTGAATCCCTGATGCCCCAGACTATCTTTGTCTCGGCAACCCCCGGTAAATACGAGCTTGAAAAGAGCGGTGATGACATTGCTGAGCAGGTGGTGCGGCCCACCGGTTTGATTGACCCCGAGCTGGAAGTGCGCCCGGTGGCGATACAGGTGGATGATCTGCTCTCAGAAGTCGCCAAACGGGTGGCGGTGAACGAGAGGGTGCTGGTAACCACACTGACCAAGCGGATGGCGGAAGATTTGACCGAATATCTGGACGAGCACGGCGTGAAGGTGCGCTATCTGCACTCGGATATCGATACCGTTGAGCGGATGGAGATTATTCGCGATCTGCGCCTTGGGGTGTTCGATGTGCTGGTTGGCATCAACCTGCTAAGAGAAGGTCTCGACATGCCGGAAGTGTCGCTGGTGTGTATTCTCGATGCCGACAAAGAAGGCTTTTTGCGCTCCGAGCGCTCGCTTATTCAGACCATAGGCCGCGCTGCCCGTAACGTGAATGGCAAAGTTATTCTTTACGGCGATCGCATCACCGACTCCATGGCACGCGCTATGGCGGAAACTGAGCGACGCCGCGCCAAGCAGATGCAGTTTAACGAAGAGCACGGCATTATCCCTCGCGGCGTGGTGAAGAAGATCACCGATGTGATGGATGTGGGTGAGAGGTCTGCTCCAAGCCGTGGCGCCAGCAAGGTGTCAGCGCGCGCCGGTGCCGCCAAACCTGTGGTGAAGCAAGATCCGCATCAGATTGCTGTGACCATAGATGCGCTTGAAAAACAAATGCATCAACATGCGCGGGATCTGGAGTTTGAACAGGCCGCTGTGCTCAGGGATGAAATCCATGGGCTGCGCCAGCAGTTGCTTCAGGCTTGA
- a CDS encoding EAL domain-containing protein, whose amino-acid sequence MSLSRTFPIVLILLFGAAVAWMYKESQGQLQDEGARILSAYQQSVTQLADWKGDGAALYQALSNNNSLQFFQYTDATDGARNLTKGQLQASADSPVMQLFPLELGDTRNLPEGRMMVKLDVSHARSAASAAFTEQLIILGGLLGCALLLFWLLQAFLSRNIRYAADYIRAIPSLNFAPVEQSRLRAELRPLAQALEESRAGLKSKIDSLNQENEKLSRAAFQDPITGFGSRARFTRKLDEVAKSQKDLLGCLAMVQATELGNINQLQGRTAGDEYLAKVANCLRRACGQFPDAECFRISSSDFAIFLPNLVIKEAERFLEPLKTLLDEYQSTTKTDSVAYTGLVPYKSGVDPVNLLSLSDAALSIAQTLGPNSFHTLEDFSDDMEIGDNRWQLAINDIIKRRAVRFFQQPIQPCRAEVEVYRELFARFYNPEGKFLPTATVIAMAERHGMSIDLDKLVILSAIKMLIDNKNLSGSFGVNISAASATNENFVSWLKDLLIKQRSVASRLVVEINESGLQTNMHGCFKFIREVHSVGTRVSIERFGMGFTSFKFFREIRPDYIKLDATYSEAIDQDANNKFFVRMIIDIARRIGVRVIACGVERQEEKLTLEKLLVDGLQGYYIAQPQQMGPGEAGE is encoded by the coding sequence ATGAGTCTGAGCAGAACGTTTCCAATCGTCCTTATTTTACTCTTCGGCGCTGCCGTCGCTTGGATGTATAAGGAAAGTCAGGGTCAACTTCAGGATGAAGGCGCCCGGATTTTATCAGCCTACCAGCAGAGCGTTACCCAACTTGCCGATTGGAAAGGTGACGGCGCAGCGTTGTATCAGGCGCTGAGCAATAATAATTCGTTGCAGTTTTTCCAGTACACCGACGCCACCGATGGCGCCCGCAATCTCACCAAGGGGCAACTGCAGGCCTCGGCCGACTCCCCGGTGATGCAACTCTTCCCCCTTGAGCTTGGTGATACCCGCAATCTGCCCGAAGGCCGGATGATGGTTAAGCTCGATGTCAGCCATGCCCGCAGCGCCGCCAGTGCGGCCTTTACCGAGCAGCTAATTATCCTTGGCGGTCTGCTTGGCTGCGCTTTGCTGCTGTTTTGGCTGCTGCAGGCGTTTTTGTCACGCAATATCCGTTATGCCGCCGACTATATCCGCGCCATTCCTTCACTTAACTTTGCACCGGTAGAGCAATCCAGACTCAGAGCCGAATTAAGACCGCTGGCTCAGGCGCTGGAAGAAAGCCGCGCAGGCCTTAAAAGCAAAATCGACAGTTTGAATCAGGAAAATGAAAAGCTGTCGCGGGCGGCTTTTCAAGATCCCATCACCGGCTTTGGCAGTCGTGCCCGCTTCACCCGTAAGCTCGATGAAGTTGCCAAAAGCCAGAAAGATTTGCTCGGCTGCCTTGCCATGGTGCAGGCCACCGAACTTGGCAATATCAACCAGTTACAGGGGCGCACAGCAGGCGATGAATACCTCGCCAAGGTAGCAAACTGTCTTCGCCGTGCCTGCGGCCAGTTTCCCGATGCCGAATGTTTCAGAATAAGCAGCTCCGACTTTGCCATCTTCCTGCCCAATCTGGTGATAAAGGAAGCTGAGCGTTTCCTTGAGCCACTGAAAACCTTGCTCGATGAATACCAAAGCACCACCAAAACCGATTCAGTGGCCTACACGGGGCTGGTACCTTACAAGAGCGGTGTTGACCCGGTGAACCTGCTCAGCTTGTCCGATGCAGCCCTCAGCATTGCCCAAACCCTGGGACCGAACAGTTTCCATACCTTGGAAGATTTCAGTGATGACATGGAAATCGGCGATAACCGCTGGCAGCTGGCAATTAACGACATTATCAAACGCCGCGCAGTGCGCTTCTTCCAGCAGCCTATTCAGCCCTGCCGCGCCGAAGTGGAAGTGTATCGCGAGCTCTTTGCCCGCTTTTATAACCCCGAAGGCAAATTTCTGCCCACCGCCACTGTGATTGCCATGGCTGAGCGCCACGGTATGTCGATTGATTTGGATAAGCTGGTAATTTTGTCGGCTATCAAAATGCTGATAGACAACAAAAACCTCAGCGGCTCTTTTGGTGTTAACATCAGCGCAGCGTCCGCCACCAACGAAAACTTTGTCAGCTGGCTTAAAGATTTGCTGATAAAACAGCGCAGTGTCGCCAGCCGCCTGGTGGTGGAAATCAATGAAAGTGGTCTGCAAACCAATATGCACGGCTGCTTTAAGTTTATTCGTGAAGTCCACAGCGTTGGTACCCGGGTGTCCATCGAGCGCTTTGGTATGGGCTTTACCTCGTTCAAGTTCTTCCGTGAAATCCGCCCGGATTACATCAAACTCGACGCCACCTACAGCGAAGCCATCGATCAGGACGCCAACAACAAGTTTTTTGTGCGGATGATTATCGACATCGCCCGCCGCATTGGTGTCAGAGTTATCGCCTGTGGCGTTGAGCGTCAGGAAGAAAAGCTGACCCTGGAAAAACTGCTGGTGGATGGTTTGCAAGGCTATTACATCGCTCAGCCCCAACAAATGGGTCCTGGCGAAGCCGGTGAGTAA
- the rsxA gene encoding electron transport complex subunit RsxA has translation MSEYLLLLIGTVLVNNFVLVKFLGLCPFMGVSGKLESAIGMSMATTFVLTLASILSFLVNQYLLAPFDLTYLRTMSFILVIAVVVQFTEMLVQKTSATLHRALGIYLPLITTNCAVLGVALLNVNEQHDFLESAIYGFGAAVGFSLVLVLFSAMRERLAAADVPVPFKGGAIAMITAGLMSLAFMGFTGLVK, from the coding sequence ATGAGTGAATATCTTCTGTTGTTGATCGGTACCGTGCTGGTCAACAACTTCGTTTTGGTAAAATTCCTTGGGCTTTGCCCCTTTATGGGGGTATCAGGCAAACTCGAGTCTGCCATCGGCATGTCGATGGCGACCACCTTTGTGCTGACCCTGGCGTCAATACTGAGTTTCCTGGTGAACCAGTATCTGTTGGCGCCCTTCGATTTAACCTATCTGCGCACCATGAGCTTTATTCTGGTGATTGCCGTTGTGGTGCAATTTACCGAGATGCTGGTGCAAAAAACCAGCGCCACTCTGCACCGTGCGCTGGGCATTTATCTGCCGCTGATTACCACCAACTGTGCGGTACTCGGGGTGGCACTGCTGAATGTCAACGAGCAGCACGATTTCCTCGAGTCAGCCATTTACGGCTTTGGCGCTGCGGTGGGCTTTTCGCTGGTATTGGTGCTCTTTTCTGCCATGCGTGAGCGCCTGGCAGCCGCCGATGTGCCTGTGCCTTTCAAAGGCGGCGCCATCGCCATGATCACCGCAGGTTTGATGTCGCTGGCCTTTATGGGCTTTACTGGGCTGGTGAAATAA
- the rsxB gene encoding electron transport complex subunit RsxB, protein MSGVMLAIVVLGVLALVFGAILGFAAVKFKVEGNPLVDQVEALLPQTQCGQCGYPGCRPYAEAIAGGDKINKCPPGGTATMEKLAELMGVEPEPLSASEEQQVKKVAYIREDECIGCTKCIQACPVDAIVGAGKLMHTVITQDCTGCDLCVEPCPVDCIDMIPVAQDIKTWNWKLSAIPVMQLEEDKPC, encoded by the coding sequence ATGTCGGGAGTTATGTTAGCCATAGTTGTGCTTGGGGTGCTGGCGTTGGTGTTCGGCGCCATTCTGGGCTTTGCAGCCGTCAAGTTTAAAGTTGAAGGCAACCCGCTGGTCGATCAGGTCGAAGCCCTGCTGCCACAAACCCAATGCGGTCAGTGCGGTTACCCTGGCTGTCGCCCTTACGCCGAAGCCATTGCCGGCGGTGATAAAATCAATAAGTGCCCTCCCGGTGGCACCGCCACCATGGAAAAGCTCGCCGAGCTGATGGGCGTTGAACCCGAGCCACTGTCTGCCTCCGAAGAGCAGCAGGTAAAGAAAGTCGCCTATATCCGTGAAGATGAGTGTATTGGCTGCACCAAGTGCATTCAGGCTTGCCCTGTGGATGCCATTGTTGGCGCCGGTAAGCTCATGCACACGGTGATCACCCAGGACTGCACCGGCTGCGATCTCTGCGTTGAGCCCTGCCCCGTAGATTGCATCGACATGATCCCCGTGGCTCAGGACATTAAAACCTGGAATTGGAAACTCAGTGCCATTCCGGTTATGCAGCTCGAAGAGGACAAACCGTGCTGA
- the rsxC gene encoding electron transport complex subunit RsxC, which produces MLTLLEQLDKGTLWRSPGGIHPPEMKTLSSGTPIARLPLFNEYLIPLPQVGEQATLAVNPGDKVLKGQVLTRGQGFGYLPVHAPTSGQVKAIEAHPSNHASGLPVLSLVLESDGEDSWCELNPAAVDSLSPAEMVKKVQEAGIAGMGGAAFPSHIKLSPASDIELVIVNGVECEPYITADDRLIREHADAILGGAEIVHRILGPKRIIIAIEDNKPEAADAVRAAISRSHLPAGTARVTVVPTKYPSGGEKQLIQIVTGQEVPSGAIPAQLGILVHNVGTLFAIRDAVIDGKPLIERVVTVTGNAVSKPGNYWALIGTQVQDVLEHCDFRAAEAQKVIMGGPMMGYTLPSTQVPLLKGSNCILAPNGLEITEMPPEKPCIRCGECAVVCPAMLLPQQLFWHAKAEEYDKAESYNLKDCIECGCCSYVCPSDIPLVEYYRVAKAAIRQQADEKQKAERAKVRFEARLARLEEEKAAREAKAKEAADKRKASMAGNEKDAIAAALARVQAKKAAATQETDMSAAQSAVSANTAASGDKDPKAGVAAAIARAKAKKAAQAQAQAQDNVASSSDDVVDVAAADNPETAADPKKAAVAAAIARAKAKKAAQAQGSAAIGSHDTSDVAVNAAKATPQAPEETPTDPKKAAVAAAIARAKAKKAAQVQGSVATSADDTADVAVETAEAVPAEPHEATPVEPQEAAAVDPKKAAVAAAIAKAKAKKAAQAKAAEKQSADNGSDVQTDSEPSDASQPESNDTKPEAETAAAQTTPEQASEPMSADELKKARIAAAVAKAKAKKTAREQD; this is translated from the coding sequence GTGCTGACGCTTTTGGAACAACTGGATAAAGGTACGCTTTGGCGCTCTCCCGGCGGTATCCATCCGCCAGAAATGAAAACCCTCTCCAGCGGCACGCCCATTGCGCGTTTGCCACTGTTTAACGAGTATTTGATCCCACTGCCGCAGGTGGGTGAACAAGCAACGCTTGCGGTAAACCCGGGCGACAAGGTATTGAAAGGCCAGGTGCTGACCAGAGGTCAGGGCTTTGGTTATCTGCCGGTACATGCGCCAACCTCTGGCCAGGTTAAGGCCATCGAGGCCCACCCCAGCAATCACGCCTCAGGGCTACCGGTATTGTCGCTGGTGCTGGAAAGCGATGGCGAAGATAGCTGGTGTGAGCTTAATCCCGCAGCCGTGGATTCGCTCAGCCCTGCGGAGATGGTGAAAAAGGTGCAGGAAGCCGGCATTGCCGGTATGGGCGGCGCGGCCTTCCCAAGCCATATCAAATTAAGCCCCGCCAGCGATATCGAACTGGTTATCGTCAACGGCGTTGAGTGCGAGCCTTATATCACCGCCGACGACCGTCTGATACGCGAACATGCCGATGCGATTTTGGGCGGCGCCGAAATTGTGCACCGCATTCTTGGCCCCAAGCGCATTATCATCGCCATTGAAGATAACAAACCCGAAGCCGCCGACGCAGTGCGCGCCGCAATCAGCCGCAGCCATTTGCCCGCAGGCACAGCCCGGGTAACTGTCGTACCTACCAAATATCCGTCCGGCGGTGAAAAGCAGCTTATTCAAATCGTTACCGGCCAGGAAGTTCCATCAGGCGCCATTCCGGCACAGCTCGGCATTCTGGTCCACAACGTGGGTACACTTTTTGCCATTCGCGACGCAGTGATTGACGGTAAGCCTTTGATTGAGCGGGTGGTCACAGTCACCGGCAATGCCGTCAGCAAACCCGGCAACTACTGGGCACTGATTGGCACCCAGGTACAGGATGTGCTTGAACACTGTGATTTTCGCGCAGCTGAAGCACAAAAAGTGATTATGGGCGGCCCTATGATGGGATACACCTTGCCCAGCACCCAGGTGCCGCTGCTCAAAGGCAGCAACTGTATTCTTGCGCCCAATGGTCTTGAAATCACCGAGATGCCGCCTGAAAAGCCCTGTATCCGCTGCGGCGAATGCGCGGTTGTCTGCCCGGCCATGTTGTTGCCACAGCAACTCTTCTGGCATGCCAAGGCCGAAGAGTACGACAAGGCCGAGAGTTATAACCTCAAAGATTGTATCGAATGTGGTTGCTGCAGTTATGTCTGCCCAAGCGACATTCCTCTGGTGGAATACTACCGGGTAGCCAAGGCGGCAATTCGCCAGCAGGCCGATGAAAAGCAAAAAGCCGAACGGGCCAAGGTCCGTTTCGAGGCGCGATTGGCCCGTCTGGAAGAAGAAAAAGCCGCCCGCGAAGCCAAAGCCAAAGAAGCGGCCGACAAGCGCAAGGCCAGCATGGCTGGCAACGAGAAAGATGCCATTGCCGCTGCGTTGGCACGGGTTCAGGCCAAAAAGGCGGCTGCAACCCAAGAGACTGACATGAGTGCAGCCCAGTCTGCGGTAAGCGCCAATACAGCAGCCAGCGGCGATAAAGATCCCAAAGCAGGTGTGGCCGCGGCGATTGCCAGAGCCAAAGCGAAGAAAGCGGCCCAGGCACAGGCACAGGCACAGGATAACGTAGCATCCAGCAGCGACGATGTTGTTGATGTGGCAGCCGCTGATAACCCTGAAACAGCCGCCGATCCCAAAAAGGCCGCCGTGGCTGCTGCCATTGCGCGTGCTAAAGCTAAAAAAGCTGCGCAGGCACAGGGCAGCGCGGCAATCGGTAGCCACGATACTTCCGATGTCGCGGTTAATGCTGCAAAGGCAACACCTCAAGCGCCTGAGGAAACACCTACAGATCCGAAAAAGGCCGCCGTAGCTGCCGCCATTGCCCGTGCTAAAGCCAAGAAGGCTGCCCAGGTACAGGGCAGCGTCGCTACCAGCGCTGACGATACTGCTGATGTCGCAGTTGAAACTGCAGAAGCCGTGCCTGCCGAGCCTCATGAGGCCACACCTGTCGAGCCACAAGAGGCAGCTGCCGTAGATCCGAAAAAAGCCGCTGTGGCTGCTGCTATTGCCAAAGCCAAGGCGAAAAAGGCCGCTCAGGCAAAGGCCGCTGAAAAGCAAAGTGCAGATAACGGGTCTGATGTTCAGACTGACTCTGAGCCCAGTGATGCCTCACAGCCAGAGAGTAACGACACAAAGCCGGAAGCAGAAACCGCCGCAGCTCAGACAACACCAGAGCAGGCATCTGAGCCCATGTCGGCCGACGAACTGAAAAAAGCCCGTATTGCCGCCGCTGTTGCCAAGGCGAAAGCGAAAAAGACTGCCCGGGAGCAAGACTGA
- the rsxD gene encoding electron transport complex subunit RsxD, with the protein MAFKIASSPHVRKELQTSAVMQRVILAVLPGLAVQCYFFGWGSFIQVLLALVTALACEALVLKLRNRPVADTLKDQSAVLTAILLGVAIPPLAPWYLVVIGTLFAIIIVKQLYGGLGQNLFNPAMAAYVLLLISFPALMTVWAAPASLADKSAGVMDALQVIFGGVGAIDYAMGIDGVTMATPLDTLKTDLSMGLTASESLQKPLFGGGSTGEGWFWVNLAYLAGGMFLLATKTIRWHISTGFLGALFVCSLFGFGVSPDTHASPVMQLFSGATMLAAFFIATDPVTAATSPRGRLLFGALIGVLVYVIRTFGGYPDGVAFAVLLANLCAPLIDYYIKPRAYGHRGSL; encoded by the coding sequence ATGGCGTTTAAGATTGCATCATCACCCCACGTACGCAAAGAGCTGCAAACCTCGGCGGTAATGCAGCGGGTGATCCTGGCGGTACTGCCGGGCCTTGCCGTGCAGTGTTATTTCTTCGGCTGGGGCAGCTTTATCCAGGTACTGCTTGCCCTCGTAACAGCGCTCGCCTGCGAAGCCCTGGTGCTGAAACTGCGAAACCGCCCGGTGGCTGACACCCTCAAAGATCAAAGTGCAGTACTGACCGCCATCCTGCTTGGGGTGGCCATTCCTCCCCTCGCCCCCTGGTATCTGGTGGTGATTGGCACTCTGTTTGCCATCATCATCGTCAAGCAGTTGTACGGCGGCCTTGGGCAGAACCTGTTTAACCCCGCCATGGCGGCCTATGTGCTGTTGCTTATCTCCTTCCCGGCGCTGATGACAGTGTGGGCGGCGCCTGCATCCCTTGCCGATAAGAGTGCCGGTGTAATGGATGCACTGCAGGTTATTTTCGGTGGCGTAGGCGCCATTGACTACGCCATGGGTATCGACGGCGTGACCATGGCAACCCCACTGGATACCTTGAAAACGGATCTCTCCATGGGTTTGACTGCGTCTGAGAGCCTGCAAAAGCCGCTTTTTGGTGGCGGCAGTACAGGTGAAGGCTGGTTTTGGGTCAATCTTGCCTATCTCGCCGGTGGCATGTTCTTGCTGGCGACCAAAACCATCCGCTGGCATATCAGTACCGGCTTCCTCGGTGCACTCTTTGTTTGCAGCCTGTTTGGTTTTGGTGTGTCGCCAGACACCCACGCCAGCCCAGTTATGCAATTATTCAGTGGTGCCACCATGCTGGCGGCCTTCTTTATCGCAACCGATCCTGTTACTGCGGCAACCAGTCCCCGTGGACGCTTGCTGTTTGGCGCGCTGATTGGGGTGCTTGTGTATGTTATCCGAACCTTTGGCGGCTATCCCGATGGCGTGGCCTTTGCGGTGCTGCTGGCTAACCTGTGCGCCCCCCTTATCGATTATTACATCAAGCCGCGGGCCTATGGCCATCGTGGCAGCCTGTAG
- the rsxG gene encoding electron transport complex subunit RsxG gives MQKSIIKNGLLLAGFALACTAAVALVNEATKDKIAEQQRLELTRILHQIVPDELHDNDLGASCILVTAPEALGSSDAMPVYLATRSGDPVALAIETNAPDGYNGNIRLIIGVDTAGKVLGVRTLSHQETPGLGDKIELRKSDWVLAFNGRVFDSGNNSNWKVKKDGGEFDQFTGATITPRAYMKAISRTLTLVSKEQQAWFERPLGCDAGGEINE, from the coding sequence ATGCAAAAATCCATCATCAAAAACGGTCTTCTGTTGGCAGGGTTTGCCCTCGCCTGTACTGCCGCGGTAGCGCTGGTGAATGAGGCAACCAAAGATAAAATCGCCGAGCAGCAGCGGCTTGAACTCACCCGCATTCTGCATCAAATCGTCCCGGACGAGCTGCACGATAACGACCTTGGCGCCAGCTGCATTCTGGTCACTGCGCCAGAAGCCCTTGGCAGCAGCGATGCCATGCCTGTGTATCTAGCCACCCGCAGCGGCGACCCCGTAGCCCTTGCGATTGAGACCAACGCTCCCGATGGCTACAACGGTAATATCCGCCTCATCATAGGCGTCGATACTGCCGGCAAGGTGCTTGGGGTGCGAACCCTCAGTCATCAGGAGACACCAGGGCTTGGCGATAAAATTGAGCTTCGTAAATCAGACTGGGTACTGGCTTTCAACGGCCGGGTATTTGACAGTGGCAACAACAGCAACTGGAAGGTGAAAAAGGATGGCGGCGAGTTCGATCAGTTTACCGGCGCCACTATCACCCCAAGGGCCTATATGAAGGCCATCAGCCGCACCCTCACCCTGGTCAGCAAAGAGCAGCAAGCCTGGTTTGAAAGACCCCTTGGCTGCGATGCAGGAGGCGAAATCAATGAGTAA
- a CDS encoding electron transport complex subunit E: MSNFKEITWQGLWKNNPGLVQLLGLCPLLAVTATLTNALGLGLATVAVLIGSNVLVSLVRDYVPKEIRIPVFVMIIAALVTVVQLVINAYAYGLYLSLGIFLPLIVTNCVIIGRAEAFASRNSVAASAFDGLMMGVGFTAVLAVLGAVREILGQGTLFDGADQLLGDWALSLRIELWQVDNSFLLAMLPPGAFIAMGLLIAAKNVIDARIEAKKPQVTEPEAITRARITKVG; the protein is encoded by the coding sequence ATGAGTAATTTCAAAGAGATTACCTGGCAAGGGCTTTGGAAAAATAACCCCGGCCTGGTGCAGCTTTTGGGCCTGTGCCCACTGCTTGCCGTTACCGCGACCCTCACCAACGCCCTGGGCCTCGGCCTTGCCACTGTTGCCGTGCTTATCGGCTCCAACGTGCTGGTGTCGCTGGTACGCGACTATGTGCCCAAAGAAATCCGTATTCCGGTGTTTGTGATGATCATTGCCGCGCTGGTAACCGTGGTGCAGCTCGTGATTAACGCCTATGCCTATGGCCTTTATCTGTCGCTTGGGATCTTCCTGCCGCTTATCGTGACCAACTGCGTCATCATCGGCCGCGCCGAAGCCTTTGCCTCCCGCAACAGCGTGGCTGCCAGTGCCTTTGATGGCTTGATGATGGGCGTGGGCTTTACCGCCGTTCTGGCCGTGCTTGGCGCTGTGCGCGAAATCCTTGGTCAGGGCACTTTGTTTGATGGCGCGGATCAGCTGCTCGGCGACTGGGCGCTGTCGCTCAGAATCGAGCTTTGGCAGGTTGATAACAGCTTCCTGCTGGCGATGTTGCCGCCGGGCGCCTTTATCGCCATGGGGCTGCTGATCGCCGCTAAAAACGTGATTGATGCGCGCATCGAAGCCAAAAAGCCGCAGGTCACTGAGCCCGAAGCCATTACCCGCGCCCGCATTACCAAGGTTGGCTGA
- the nth gene encoding endonuclease III produces MNNQKRVEILTRLRDNNPKPETELNFSTPFELLVAVTLSAQATDVSVNKATDKLFPVANTPQAIVDLGVEGLKEYIKTIGLFNNKAINVVKLSQILLDKHGGEVPEVRDALEALPGVGRKTANVVLNTAFGWPTIAVDTHIFRMANRTKFAPGKNVVEVEERMLKVVPAEFKVDVHHWFILHGRYTCLARKPRCGSCIIEDLCEFKDKVYPDE; encoded by the coding sequence GTGAATAATCAAAAGCGTGTTGAAATTCTGACGCGTCTTAGGGACAACAACCCCAAGCCGGAAACCGAGCTTAACTTTTCCACACCGTTTGAGCTGCTGGTTGCGGTCACCCTCTCTGCTCAGGCTACCGATGTGAGTGTAAACAAGGCAACCGACAAGCTGTTTCCGGTGGCTAACACTCCGCAGGCCATAGTGGATTTGGGCGTTGAGGGACTGAAGGAGTACATCAAAACCATCGGCCTTTTCAACAACAAAGCCATCAACGTGGTGAAGCTGTCACAAATTCTGCTGGATAAGCACGGCGGCGAAGTGCCGGAAGTTCGTGACGCGCTGGAGGCCCTGCCGGGCGTTGGTCGCAAGACCGCCAATGTGGTGCTCAATACCGCTTTCGGCTGGCCGACCATCGCCGTGGACACCCACATTTTTCGCATGGCAAACCGCACCAAATTTGCCCCAGGCAAAAACGTGGTGGAAGTGGAGGAGCGGATGCTGAAGGTGGTGCCGGCCGAGTTTAAAGTAGATGTGCACCACTGGTTTATTCTGCACGGACGCTACACCTGCCTTGCCCGGAAGCCTCGCTGCGGCAGCTGCATCATCGAAGATTTGTGCGAATTCAAGGACAAGGTTTACCCCGACGAGTAA